A region from the Methylocella sp. genome encodes:
- a CDS encoding flagellar motor protein MotA, protein MGPLIHTRNDRPGQLSAPLIFLVRMLAFLILAGFCALILHRQIITAFMANPGLNGLIIGVLAFGIIMGLRQVIRLFREVRWVNALLRGEAGRVKPPVLLAPVASLIGDKPLATAMAPAPLRAVLDTIGARLDEARDTARYLTGLLIFLGLLGTFWGLLETVGSIGGVIKSMQTGSDAAVMFDDLKNGLSAPIAGMSISFTSSLFGLAGSLVLGFLDLQAGQAQNRFFTELEDSLTAISVASPLETLPGLEGMSVELRIALEKIAAGADQSHAKATSIAVANLAEGVQSLVQHMRSEQQIIRDWVEAQAEQNREVKVVLQSLAAELKERN, encoded by the coding sequence ATGGGCCCTTTGATCCACACGAGGAATGACCGTCCCGGCCAGCTATCTGCGCCGCTCATCTTCCTTGTGCGTATGCTGGCGTTTCTCATCCTAGCCGGTTTTTGCGCGCTCATTCTGCATCGCCAGATCATCACCGCCTTCATGGCCAATCCCGGCCTCAACGGCTTGATCATAGGAGTGCTCGCGTTCGGCATCATCATGGGGCTGCGGCAGGTCATCCGCCTGTTTCGCGAAGTCCGATGGGTCAATGCGCTGCTGCGCGGCGAAGCCGGGCGCGTCAAGCCGCCTGTTCTTCTGGCCCCCGTCGCATCGCTCATTGGCGACAAGCCCCTGGCGACTGCAATGGCCCCGGCGCCTTTGCGCGCCGTTCTCGACACGATCGGAGCCCGGCTCGACGAGGCGCGCGACACGGCTCGCTATCTGACCGGCCTGCTCATTTTTCTCGGCCTGCTCGGCACGTTCTGGGGCCTGCTTGAGACCGTCGGATCGATCGGCGGCGTCATCAAGTCGATGCAAACCGGCTCCGACGCCGCCGTTATGTTCGATGATCTCAAAAACGGGCTCTCGGCCCCAATCGCCGGCATGAGCATTTCCTTCACCTCGTCCCTGTTCGGCCTCGCCGGCTCGCTGGTGCTCGGCTTTCTTGATCTCCAGGCCGGGCAGGCCCAAAACCGCTTCTTCACCGAACTCGAGGACAGCCTGACCGCAATCTCCGTAGCCTCCCCGCTCGAGACTTTGCCAGGACTCGAGGGCATGTCCGTCGAGCTTCGCATCGCGCTTGAAAAAATCGCCGCGGGGGCCGACCAGAGCCATGCGAAGGCGACCTCGATCGCAGTAGCCAATCTGGCGGAAGGCGTTCAGTCGCTGGTTCAGCATATGCGTTCTGAACAGCAGATCATCCGCGATTGGGTTGAGGCTCAGGCCGAACAGAACCGCGAGGTTAAGGTCGTGCTGCAAAGTCTCGCCGCCGAATTGAAGGAGCGCAACTGA
- a CDS encoding AI-2E family transporter, with protein sequence MRNLEPHGELPGPVVEEQMSDLLERSVARRHAGRDPARTLEMLATLFVGALAVTALYVGRDIFVPIAIAILLSFVLSPPILLLRRLGLHRAVSVVIVVIASLLIAFTISAVLTRQVSDLAVDLPKYETTINVKIGRLRDAVTGNALFKKGATAFESIGESPNRTLASEESSQNAQRNILTQAQEGARPVPVEVHEPSPGPFTVLRTVAGTALSPLETIGIVVIFVIFVLFQREDLRNRFIRLVGSQDLQRTTVAMNDAAGRLSRFFLVQTLVNASFGVIVALGLYLIGVPSPILFGIAAFLLRFIPYIGSFIAAAFPIALAGAVDPGWGMALETLALFLIVDNAISYIVEPWLYGQNTGISPIAVIVSATFWTWLWGPIGLVLSTPLTVCLLVLGRHVDQLGFLDVILGDAPALTPVENFYQRMLVGDASEVTDQAERFLKTNSLIAYYDDVALKALLMAQADLRRGVLDEPRQNRIKETIEEVIENLSDQADEKPDAPASEKAEPYALLTSSDSPVLADEPPGQAPVAFPSVQSARKPVLCIAGRSPLDEAAAALLGQILEKHGVQAKIEPPEMLTIGGVMHLAGTGAQIICLSYLDADVSPAGARYAVRRLRRRLPEAKILAGFWQGDTDKASDLCAQTKADFCATRLVDAVTFCVQEAQAPDQSSVGRSGAEERAGEAATSPGLAGVA encoded by the coding sequence ATGCGGAACCTTGAGCCCCATGGAGAGTTGCCCGGACCGGTTGTGGAGGAGCAGATGAGCGATTTGCTCGAAAGGTCCGTGGCTCGCAGGCACGCGGGGCGCGACCCGGCGCGGACGCTGGAAATGCTCGCGACGCTTTTTGTCGGCGCACTGGCGGTTACCGCGCTTTATGTCGGCCGCGACATTTTCGTGCCGATCGCAATCGCCATTCTGCTCAGTTTCGTCCTATCGCCGCCCATTCTGCTTTTGCGGCGCTTGGGCCTCCATCGCGCTGTATCCGTCGTGATCGTGGTTATCGCCAGTCTTTTGATCGCCTTTACGATCAGCGCCGTTTTGACCCGACAGGTTTCCGACCTTGCCGTCGACTTGCCGAAATATGAGACGACGATCAACGTCAAGATCGGGCGGTTGCGCGATGCGGTGACGGGCAATGCGCTTTTCAAGAAGGGCGCGACGGCGTTCGAAAGCATTGGCGAAAGTCCAAATCGGACGCTCGCGAGCGAGGAATCTTCGCAGAACGCGCAGAGAAATATACTGACGCAGGCGCAAGAAGGGGCGCGTCCGGTGCCGGTTGAGGTGCATGAGCCTTCGCCCGGACCTTTCACCGTGCTGCGGACGGTCGCCGGAACGGCGCTCTCCCCGCTGGAGACGATCGGCATCGTCGTCATCTTCGTGATTTTCGTTCTTTTTCAACGCGAGGATCTGCGAAACAGATTCATAAGACTTGTTGGATCGCAGGATCTGCAACGCACGACCGTCGCCATGAACGACGCCGCCGGGCGGTTGAGCCGCTTTTTTCTGGTGCAGACGCTGGTCAACGCCAGCTTCGGCGTCATTGTCGCGTTGGGGCTTTATCTGATCGGGGTTCCGAGCCCGATCCTGTTTGGCATCGCCGCGTTTCTGCTGCGTTTCATTCCCTATATCGGGTCGTTTATCGCCGCTGCCTTCCCCATCGCATTGGCTGGGGCCGTCGATCCGGGCTGGGGGATGGCGCTCGAAACTCTGGCCCTCTTTCTCATTGTCGACAATGCGATTAGCTACATTGTCGAGCCTTGGCTCTATGGCCAGAACACCGGAATTTCACCGATCGCCGTGATAGTCTCGGCGACCTTCTGGACTTGGCTCTGGGGGCCGATTGGCCTTGTGTTGTCAACGCCCCTCACGGTCTGCCTTCTCGTTCTTGGCCGGCATGTGGACCAGCTTGGTTTTCTCGACGTGATCTTGGGCGATGCGCCGGCCCTGACGCCGGTCGAAAACTTTTACCAGCGCATGCTGGTTGGCGATGCGTCTGAAGTCACCGATCAGGCCGAGCGGTTTTTGAAAACCAATTCGCTCATCGCTTATTATGACGACGTTGCGCTGAAGGCCTTGTTGATGGCGCAAGCCGATCTGCGGCGCGGCGTGCTTGATGAGCCTCGACAAAACCGGATCAAGGAGACGATCGAGGAAGTCATCGAGAATTTGTCCGATCAAGCGGATGAAAAGCCGGATGCGCCAGCTTCGGAGAAAGCGGAGCCTTATGCGTTGCTGACCTCGTCCGACTCGCCGGTTCTTGCCGACGAGCCGCCGGGGCAGGCGCCGGTAGCCTTTCCTTCGGTTCAATCGGCGCGCAAACCGGTGCTTTGCATCGCCGGCCGCAGTCCGCTTGACGAAGCGGCGGCGGCGTTGCTTGGGCAAATCCTCGAAAAACACGGCGTGCAGGCCAAAATCGAGCCGCCGGAAATGCTGACTATCGGCGGGGTGATGCATCTTGCGGGGACGGGGGCGCAGATCATTTGCCTGTCTTATCTTGACGCCGACGTCAGCCCGGCGGGCGCGCGCTATGCGGTTCGCCGTTTGCGCCGCCGCCTGCCGGAAGCAAAGATTCTTGCCGGCTTTTGGCAGGGGGATACGGACAAAGCGTCCGATCTTTGCGCCCAGACGAAGGCCGATTTCTGCGCAACGCGCCTTGTCGACGCCGTAACATTTTGCGTGCAGGAGGCTCAAGCGCCGGACCAATCTTCTGTGGGCCGGTCCGGCGCAGAAGAGCGGGCTGGCGAGGCCGCCACGTCGCCGGGGCTAGCGGGAGTGGCTTAG
- a CDS encoding Crp/Fnr family transcriptional regulator — protein MAIYGHSEQKLVQQNPIYDRSDCKNIIFESLDADSRRRLERHVQTMKAKLGDVIAEAHEPFEYVYFPKSAILTLSTVLERGSAIETGNIGNEGLFGFAGIYSKITYCHCHVLLEGTIFRIPVEVLREEFERSETLRRVLMNYLSMRLAQMQQTLACNTVHTVYERLCRWLLIMPDCAESEHLPFTHETLSHALGVDRKSVTLAAQGLQMAGLISYSRGKIQIQDRPGLESSVCECYGVINELRQQFFALYSKQAPRRLTSPICT, from the coding sequence ATGGCGATCTACGGACATTCGGAACAAAAATTAGTCCAGCAAAATCCGATATACGATCGATCGGACTGCAAAAATATCATCTTTGAGTCGCTTGATGCGGACAGTCGCCGACGGCTTGAGCGACATGTTCAAACAATGAAGGCCAAGCTTGGCGATGTTATTGCTGAGGCGCATGAGCCTTTCGAATATGTCTACTTTCCGAAAAGCGCAATTCTTACGCTGTCGACCGTTTTAGAGCGAGGATCTGCAATTGAGACGGGAAACATAGGCAATGAAGGCCTATTTGGCTTCGCTGGCATTTATAGCAAAATCACATACTGCCACTGTCACGTACTGCTGGAAGGGACGATATTCCGAATCCCGGTTGAGGTCCTGCGAGAGGAGTTTGAGAGAAGCGAAACATTACGACGTGTGCTAATGAACTACTTAAGCATGCGGCTCGCACAAATGCAGCAGACTCTCGCATGCAATACCGTGCACACTGTTTATGAAAGGCTCTGCCGTTGGCTGCTCATCATGCCTGACTGCGCCGAAAGCGAACATCTTCCTTTTACGCATGAAACTCTATCTCACGCGCTTGGCGTCGATCGGAAATCGGTGACTCTTGCTGCACAAGGTCTTCAGATGGCAGGATTGATTAGCTATTCTCGCGGTAAGATCCAAATTCAAGATCGTCCCGGCCTGGAATCGTCAGTATGCGAGTGCTACGGGGTTATAAATGAACTGCGTCAGCAATTTTTTGCGCTCTATTCGAAGCAAGCGCCTAGACGTTTGACGTCGCCAATTTGTACATGA
- a CDS encoding MmcB family DNA repair protein — MPKLLQPIVRQDGRQSETALFVARGTRRLLRRLKFSTLTELSLLSGRRADIVALADDGAIHIVEIKSSIADFRADMKWRDYRAHCDRLYFAIPETVPVEIMPPDAGLIIADAYGAEIVREAPEHRIAAPTRRAVLMRFAHAAAHRLHGLSDPEVLALEPLG, encoded by the coding sequence ATGCCAAAATTGCTCCAGCCCATTGTGAGACAAGATGGACGCCAGTCCGAAACCGCTCTCTTCGTCGCGCGCGGAACGCGGCGGCTTTTGCGCCGATTGAAATTCTCGACCCTCACCGAACTTTCCCTGCTCTCGGGGCGACGGGCCGACATTGTCGCGCTGGCCGATGATGGCGCGATCCACATTGTCGAGATCAAATCCTCGATCGCAGATTTTCGGGCGGATATGAAATGGCGCGACTATCGCGCCCATTGCGACCGGCTTTATTTCGCCATTCCAGAAACTGTGCCAGTCGAGATCATGCCGCCGGACGCCGGCCTCATCATCGCCGACGCTTATGGCGCGGAGATTGTGCGGGAGGCGCCCGAACATCGGATTGCCGCGCCAACGCGGCGCGCCGTGCTGATGCGCTTCGCCCATGCGGCGGCGCATCGGTTGCATGGCCTAAGCGACCCTGAGGTTTTGGCGCTGGAGCCGCTGGGCTGA
- a CDS encoding IS5 family transposase: MERCAQGLRAAQDALQSLHPLEPARRLRPHIRRARWRRSKARAHHDRRHASEGASHSGEPAQKGALPRRIGRTKGGLNSKLHVVCDGAGKPLVMLLSEGQMSDHKGARLMLKALPPASMLIADRGYDSNWFRAALKARGVEPCIPPTRSRKAPLHYDRTLYRTRHRIENLFAKLKDWRRIATRYDRCAHTFFSAICIAAAVLFYLNQ; the protein is encoded by the coding sequence ATGGAAAGATGCGCCCAAGGATTACGGGCCGCACAAGACGCTTTACAATCGCTTCATCCGCTGGAGCCGGCTCGGCGTCTTCGACCGCATATTCGCCGCGCTCGCTGGCGAAGGTCCAAAGCCCGAGCGCATCATGATCGACGCCACGCATCTGAAGGCGCATCGCACAGCGGCGAGCCTGCTCAAAAAGGGGCTCTTCCCCGCCGTATCGGGCGCACGAAAGGCGGACTGAACTCGAAGCTCCACGTCGTTTGCGACGGCGCCGGCAAGCCCCTCGTCATGTTGCTCTCGGAGGGCCAGATGAGCGACCACAAGGGCGCGCGGCTGATGCTCAAGGCTTTACCGCCCGCTTCAATGTTGATCGCCGACAGGGGCTACGACAGCAACTGGTTCCGCGCCGCGCTGAAGGCCAGGGGCGTCGAGCCCTGCATCCCGCCAACCAGAAGCCGCAAAGCGCCGCTCCACTATGACAGGACGCTTTATCGAACGCGCCACAGAATCGAGAACCTCTTCGCCAAGCTCAAGGACTGGCGCCGCATCGCAACCCGCTATGATCGATGCGCCCATACTTTCTTCTCCGCCATCTGCATCGCAGCCGCCGTCCTCTTCTATCTCAATCAATGA
- the cysN gene encoding sulfate adenylyltransferase subunit CysN, producing the protein MLEAVQQRQQAPDSQQSPALPTLRLITCGSVDDGKSTLIGRLLFEQSLILDDQLAALERDSRRHGTDGDNIDFALLVDGLEAEREQGITIDVAYRYVSTPQRSFIIADTPGHEQYTRNMATAASGADLAILLVDARKGLLTQTCRHAAIVSLIGIKHVVLAVNKIDLTGFDQAGFDKIVSAFKTFAAPLGFKTIAPIPISARHGDNISEKSQNTPWHNGPVLVSYLESIDVEEDTSGQPFRLPVQWVNRPHLDFRGFSGTIASGTIRPGDKIVVAGSGKTSRVERIVTADGELPVAAAGDAVTLTLADELDIARGDVLSEVKNRPEVSDQFAAHIIWMSDDKLLPGRSYLLKAGAKTVPVTITELKHRIDVNTLGELPARTLSLNEVGVCNLATSAPIAFDPYAENHATGAFILIDRASNATAAAGLISYGLRRATNIHRQGLNVAKIDRARLNNHGPAALWFTGLSGSGKSTIANLVEARLYAHGVHTILLDGDNIRHGLNKDLGFTEVDRVENIRRVGEVAKLMVEAGLIVLCSFISPFRAERQLVRDLFDDGEFIEIFVDTPIAECIARDPKGLYKKAIAGEIKNFTGIDQPYEAPEAPDLVVARKSQTAEQAAAAIVATLIKRGFIDRIEEPRDDWSI; encoded by the coding sequence ATGCTGGAGGCTGTGCAACAGCGCCAACAGGCGCCAGACTCGCAACAATCGCCGGCGCTTCCGACGTTGCGGCTGATCACCTGCGGCTCCGTCGATGACGGCAAGTCAACGCTGATCGGGCGGCTTCTGTTTGAGCAAAGCCTCATTCTCGACGATCAGCTCGCAGCGCTCGAACGCGATTCCCGCCGGCACGGGACGGATGGCGACAATATTGACTTCGCTCTCCTCGTCGATGGATTGGAGGCGGAGCGCGAGCAGGGCATTACGATCGACGTCGCCTATCGCTACGTTTCGACACCGCAGCGCTCCTTCATCATCGCCGATACGCCTGGCCATGAGCAGTATACGCGCAACATGGCGACGGCCGCCTCCGGCGCCGATCTTGCGATTTTGCTCGTCGACGCCCGCAAAGGCCTGTTAACCCAGACCTGCCGTCATGCCGCGATTGTCTCGCTCATCGGCATCAAACATGTCGTCCTGGCGGTCAACAAGATCGATCTCACCGGTTTCGATCAGGCTGGATTCGACAAAATCGTCTCCGCCTTCAAGACATTCGCCGCCCCGCTCGGATTCAAGACGATCGCGCCGATCCCGATTTCGGCCCGCCACGGCGATAATATTTCAGAAAAAAGCCAGAATACGCCCTGGCATAACGGTCCTGTCCTCGTTTCCTATCTCGAATCCATCGATGTCGAGGAAGACACCAGCGGTCAGCCCTTCCGCCTTCCGGTGCAATGGGTCAATCGCCCGCATCTCGATTTTCGCGGATTTTCGGGAACGATCGCGAGCGGAACGATCCGCCCCGGCGACAAAATCGTCGTCGCTGGTTCAGGCAAAACCTCGCGTGTCGAGCGCATCGTCACCGCCGACGGCGAACTTCCCGTCGCTGCGGCGGGCGACGCCGTCACTCTCACCCTGGCTGACGAGCTCGACATCGCGCGCGGCGATGTATTGTCGGAGGTGAAAAACCGGCCCGAGGTTTCCGACCAGTTCGCCGCCCACATCATATGGATGAGCGACGACAAATTATTGCCGGGCCGATCCTATCTCTTGAAAGCTGGGGCGAAAACGGTCCCGGTCACCATCACGGAGCTCAAACACCGCATCGACGTCAACACGCTCGGCGAATTGCCGGCGCGGACCTTGAGCCTCAATGAAGTCGGGGTTTGCAATCTGGCGACGAGCGCCCCTATCGCCTTCGACCCCTACGCGGAAAATCACGCGACCGGCGCCTTCATTCTCATCGACCGGGCCAGCAACGCCACGGCGGCGGCGGGCCTTATCTCGTACGGTCTGCGCCGGGCGACAAATATCCACCGCCAGGGGCTAAATGTCGCCAAGATCGACCGCGCCCGGCTGAATAACCACGGACCGGCTGCGCTTTGGTTCACCGGCCTCTCCGGCTCGGGTAAATCGACCATCGCCAATCTGGTCGAAGCACGGCTTTACGCGCATGGCGTCCACACTATCCTGCTCGATGGCGACAATATCAGGCATGGGCTGAACAAGGACCTCGGATTCACCGAGGTTGACCGGGTCGAGAACATCCGGCGCGTCGGCGAAGTGGCCAAGCTCATGGTCGAGGCGGGGCTGATTGTTTTGTGCTCGTTCATCTCGCCGTTCCGGGCTGAGCGGCAGCTTGTGCGCGACCTGTTCGATGACGGCGAATTCATCGAAATATTCGTCGATACGCCGATCGCCGAATGCATAGCGCGCGATCCAAAGGGCCTCTACAAAAAAGCCATTGCAGGCGAGATCAAGAATTTCACTGGCATCGATCAACCTTATGAGGCGCCCGAGGCCCCGGATCTGGTTGTCGCGCGCAAGAGCCAAACAGCCGAACAGGCCGCGGCTGCAATTGTCGCGACGCTGATCAAACGCGGCTTCATCGACAGGATTGAAGAGCCCCGCGACGATTGGTCGATCTGA
- the cysD gene encoding sulfate adenylyltransferase subunit CysD yields the protein MREVVAEFERPVMLYSIGKDSGVMLHIAQKAFFPTKPPFPLLHVDTTWKFREMIAFRDEMARQVGMELLVHINQDGLNRGISPVASGSSVHTQVMKTEGLRQALDKWKFDAAFGGARRDEEKSRAKERIFSHRSAAHAWDPRNQRPELWRLFNTRIKQGESMRVFPLSNWTELDVWDYIAAEDIPVVPLYLAKDRPVVERNGALIMVDDDRLPLRPSETPRMEKIRFRTLGCYPLTGAMRSDAETLPEIIAEMRASTMSEREGRLIDHDESGSMEKKKREGYF from the coding sequence ATGCGCGAGGTGGTCGCGGAGTTTGAGCGGCCGGTGATGCTCTATTCCATCGGCAAAGACTCCGGCGTCATGCTGCATATCGCGCAGAAGGCGTTTTTTCCAACGAAGCCGCCGTTTCCGTTGCTTCATGTCGATACGACCTGGAAATTCCGAGAAATGATCGCCTTTCGCGACGAGATGGCGCGGCAGGTTGGGATGGAGCTTCTCGTCCACATCAATCAGGACGGATTGAACCGGGGCATTTCGCCGGTCGCATCGGGCTCCTCCGTGCATACGCAGGTGATGAAGACCGAAGGCCTGCGCCAGGCTCTCGACAAATGGAAATTCGACGCGGCTTTTGGCGGGGCGCGGCGCGATGAGGAGAAAAGCAGAGCCAAGGAGCGCATTTTCTCGCATCGTTCGGCGGCGCACGCCTGGGACCCGCGCAATCAACGGCCCGAACTTTGGCGTCTCTTCAACACAAGGATCAAACAGGGCGAGTCGATGCGGGTATTTCCCTTGTCGAATTGGACCGAACTCGACGTGTGGGACTATATCGCCGCAGAGGATATCCCGGTCGTGCCGCTTTATCTCGCCAAGGACCGGCCCGTCGTCGAGCGCAATGGCGCGCTGATCATGGTCGATGACGATCGCCTGCCCCTGCGGCCGAGCGAAACGCCGCGCATGGAGAAAATCCGCTTCCGCACCTTGGGTTGCTATCCGCTGACCGGAGCGATGCGGTCGGACGCCGAAACCCTGCCCGAGATCATCGCGGAAATGCGCGCCTCGACCATGTCGGAGCGCGAAGGCCGCTTGATCGATCATGACGAGTCGGGCTCTATGGAAAAGAAAAAGCGCGAGGGTTATTTTTAA
- the cobU gene encoding bifunctional adenosylcobinamide kinase/adenosylcobinamide-phosphate guanylyltransferase: MPRLNQPAKNLLVLGGARSGKSSYAQKLAETSGRRPVLIATAQAHDAEMAARIARHAAERGADWGLIEEPLELAPALVREAREDRIIVVDCATLWLSNLLLLEADLAEATDQLARSVARLGGPVIFVSNEVGGGIVPENALARTFRDAQGWLNQALAAACDSVVLITAGIALQLKPLEQPQFRF; the protein is encoded by the coding sequence ATGCCGCGTCTCAATCAGCCCGCCAAAAATCTCCTCGTTTTGGGCGGCGCGCGATCCGGCAAGAGCAGTTATGCGCAAAAGCTTGCGGAAACCTCGGGGCGTCGCCCGGTCTTGATTGCAACCGCGCAGGCCCATGACGCGGAAATGGCGGCGCGCATAGCCCGCCATGCCGCTGAGCGCGGCGCCGACTGGGGCCTCATCGAAGAGCCTTTGGAGCTCGCTCCCGCATTGGTGCGCGAAGCCCGCGAAGACAGAATAATCGTCGTCGACTGCGCGACGCTCTGGCTCAGCAATCTGCTGTTGCTCGAGGCGGATCTCGCCGAGGCGACAGACCAACTGGCGCGGAGCGTCGCGCGCCTTGGCGGCCCGGTCATTTTCGTCTCGAATGAAGTTGGCGGCGGCATCGTGCCGGAGAACGCGCTGGCGCGCACCTTCAGAGATGCCCAAGGCTGGTTGAACCAGGCGCTCGCGGCAGCTTGCGACTCCGTCGTTCTCATTACCGCCGGGATTGCGCTTCAGCTAAAGCCCTTAGAACAACCGCAATTCCGTTTCTGA
- a CDS encoding heme-binding protein — protein MHVTIAHAEAAIEAARKKAVELKTQMCIAVVDSGANLKAFYRMDDAWVGSIDISIKKAKTALFFGMPTGAIGKLSQPGGSLFGIEHSNDGLITFPGGLPIVDEEGVLVGAIGVSGSAVENDHKVAQAGVAVLGVSDLPDHPWRT, from the coding sequence ATGCATGTTACCATCGCGCACGCGGAGGCAGCCATAGAGGCCGCGCGGAAGAAGGCCGTCGAGCTCAAAACGCAAATGTGCATCGCAGTCGTCGACTCGGGCGCCAATCTCAAAGCCTTTTATCGGATGGACGACGCCTGGGTCGGCAGCATCGACATCTCCATCAAGAAAGCCAAGACCGCTCTCTTTTTCGGAATGCCGACGGGCGCGATAGGCAAGCTGTCACAGCCAGGCGGCTCGCTGTTTGGCATCGAACATTCCAACGATGGGCTGATTACCTTCCCCGGAGGGCTGCCGATTGTCGATGAGGAAGGCGTCCTCGTCGGCGCAATCGGCGTCAGCGGCAGCGCGGTCGAGAACGATCATAAGGTGGCGCAGGCGGGCGTCGCGGTTCTCGGCGTCAGCGATCTGCCCGACCATCCGTGGCGGACCTGA
- a CDS encoding extracellular solute-binding protein, whose product MRSFRITFWAFALVFFTLASPAFAESKIVNILSWSDYFDPKILEDFTRETGIKIVYDTYASSDELEARLRGGKTDYDMVVAPGASLQRLIASGALQKLDKAKLPNSRNLSPELMARLALYDPANQYAVPYLWFTTGIAYDIEKAKARLAPASTEAGFVASWDTILKPDIFKAFADCGIDVLDSPEDLFAIALRYLRLNPDSKNPNDLRRAAELLSGLRRYVKAFSSSDYPNALANGDICLAVGWTGGGFQARARAREAENGVDIGYAIPKEGTLISLDNLAIPKESPHTGNSYALIDFLLRPEIAACNTNTTKFANGVPASKSWIAKDILDDKAIYPEPDMMSRLFAVSNADPATQKLIAREWVRIKTGKYP is encoded by the coding sequence ATGAGATCCTTCCGCATCACATTCTGGGCATTCGCGCTTGTTTTCTTCACGCTCGCGTCTCCCGCCTTCGCCGAGTCGAAGATCGTCAATATTTTGAGCTGGAGCGATTATTTCGATCCCAAAATCCTCGAGGATTTTACTCGCGAGACTGGAATCAAGATCGTTTACGATACTTATGCGTCGAGCGACGAACTCGAGGCGCGGCTCCGGGGCGGAAAAACGGATTACGATATGGTGGTCGCGCCCGGCGCATCCTTGCAAAGGCTGATCGCGTCGGGCGCGCTGCAAAAACTCGATAAGGCGAAATTGCCAAATAGCCGCAACCTCTCGCCCGAGCTGATGGCGCGTCTCGCCCTCTATGATCCGGCCAATCAGTATGCGGTCCCCTATCTTTGGTTCACGACGGGCATCGCCTATGACATCGAAAAAGCCAAGGCGAGGCTGGCTCCCGCGTCCACTGAGGCCGGCTTCGTCGCATCTTGGGACACCATCCTCAAGCCGGACATTTTCAAGGCATTCGCCGATTGCGGCATCGACGTCCTCGATAGCCCCGAAGATCTGTTCGCCATCGCCTTGCGCTATCTGCGTCTTAATCCCGACTCCAAGAATCCGAACGACCTCAGGCGCGCCGCCGAGCTTTTGAGCGGCCTCCGCCGTTACGTGAAGGCCTTCAGCTCCTCCGACTACCCCAATGCCCTCGCCAACGGCGATATTTGCCTGGCGGTTGGCTGGACCGGGGGCGGTTTCCAGGCAAGAGCGAGGGCGCGCGAAGCGGAAAACGGCGTCGACATCGGTTACGCCATCCCAAAAGAAGGCACGTTGATATCGCTGGACAATTTGGCCATTCCAAAAGAATCGCCGCATACCGGAAACAGCTATGCGCTGATCGATTTCTTGCTGCGTCCTGAGATCGCCGCGTGCAATACCAATACGACCAAATTCGCCAATGGCGTTCCAGCGTCAAAATCCTGGATCGCGAAGGATATCCTTGATGACAAGGCGATCTATCCCGAGCCGGACATGATGAGCCGGCTTTTTGCGGTCTCGAACGCCGACCCTGCGACCCAAAAATTAATCGCCCGCGAATGGGTCAGGATCAAAACCGGCAAATATCCATGA